The following are from one region of the Candidatus Protochlamydia phocaeensis genome:
- the kdpB gene encoding potassium-transporting ATPase subunit KdpB, producing the protein MQHKRKGILRTELVLEALKDSFIKLNPQTQFHNPVMFVTYLGAIATTLLTFFSPSSFNIQISLWLWFTVLFANFASAIAESRGKAQAASLRKTQQEAYAKKLVNGKEISISALDLKKGDRIVCEVGDIIPADGDVIEGIATVDESAITGESAPVIRESGGDRSAVTAGTRIVSDRIVIEITSERGHSFLDRMIGLIEGAKRQKTPNEIALNIVLSALTLIFLLTVMSLKPFADYSGQAAHQDLSGLVTLPVLIALLVCLIPTTISALLSAIGIAGMDRLIQRNVIAKSGRSVEAAGDIDLLILDKTGTITLGNRMATEFLPVPNMDEKEFAQIAQLASLSDETPEGRSIVVLAKNKFNLRAETLHPASTRFVPFSAQTRMSGMDFLDEQGNPVRMIRKGAADAIQKHVQSLGGAFPQQLYTAIEPISNKGGTPLLVSDGNRVVGIIHLKDIIKGGIKERFMEMRKVGIKTLMVTGDNPLTAGAIAAEAGVDDFVAQATPEMKLARIREEQRKGHLIAMTGDGTNDAPALAQADVGVAMNTGTQASREAGNMVDLDSNPTKLLDIVEIGKQLLMTRGALTTFSIANDVAKYFAIIPALFGTLYAVSGQKGPLNHLNIMGLASPESAILSAVIFNALIIVVLIPLALRGIPYRPQPASQILRHNLLIYGVGGVVAPFIGIKLIDLLMTSIGLI; encoded by the coding sequence ATGCAACATAAAAGAAAAGGCATTCTCCGAACCGAATTAGTTCTTGAGGCTTTAAAAGACTCTTTTATCAAATTGAATCCGCAAACGCAATTTCACAATCCCGTTATGTTTGTGACTTATTTAGGAGCGATTGCCACAACTCTTTTAACTTTTTTCAGTCCTTCCAGCTTCAATATTCAGATTTCCCTTTGGCTGTGGTTTACGGTTTTATTTGCCAATTTTGCAAGCGCCATTGCTGAAAGCCGTGGGAAAGCCCAAGCAGCAAGCTTGCGAAAAACACAGCAAGAAGCCTATGCCAAAAAATTGGTTAATGGAAAAGAAATTTCCATTTCGGCATTGGATTTAAAGAAAGGGGACCGCATTGTTTGCGAAGTGGGGGATATCATCCCTGCAGACGGAGATGTCATTGAAGGTATTGCTACAGTGGATGAATCGGCTATAACGGGAGAGTCTGCGCCTGTCATCCGCGAAAGCGGAGGGGATCGCAGTGCTGTGACGGCGGGAACGCGCATTGTCAGCGACCGCATCGTCATCGAAATCACATCCGAGCGCGGACATAGCTTCTTGGATCGCATGATCGGCTTGATTGAAGGGGCCAAAAGACAAAAGACGCCGAACGAAATTGCCTTGAATATAGTGCTTTCCGCCTTAACGCTTATTTTCTTGCTCACTGTGATGTCTCTCAAGCCTTTTGCCGATTACAGTGGCCAGGCGGCCCATCAAGACTTATCCGGTCTTGTCACGCTTCCGGTCCTTATTGCGCTTCTGGTTTGCCTGATTCCCACTACTATTAGCGCTTTGCTTAGTGCCATTGGCATTGCCGGAATGGATCGCTTGATCCAACGCAATGTCATTGCCAAGAGCGGTCGATCGGTTGAAGCAGCGGGAGACATCGATTTGCTCATCTTAGATAAAACCGGCACAATTACGCTTGGCAACCGCATGGCCACGGAGTTTTTGCCGGTGCCCAATATGGATGAAAAAGAGTTTGCCCAAATTGCTCAGTTGGCTTCTTTGTCTGATGAAACGCCGGAAGGACGCTCGATTGTCGTTTTGGCCAAAAATAAGTTTAACTTGCGAGCAGAAACATTGCATCCGGCCTCTACACGCTTTGTCCCTTTTTCTGCTCAAACTAGAATGAGTGGAATGGATTTTCTGGATGAACAGGGAAATCCCGTTCGCATGATTCGCAAAGGGGCTGCTGACGCTATTCAAAAACATGTCCAAAGTTTAGGCGGCGCATTTCCGCAGCAATTATATACCGCAATCGAGCCTATTTCCAATAAAGGGGGGACTCCTCTACTTGTTTCCGATGGCAACCGTGTCGTGGGCATCATTCACTTGAAGGATATCATCAAGGGAGGAATCAAAGAACGCTTTATGGAAATGCGCAAAGTGGGAATTAAAACGCTTATGGTTACAGGGGACAATCCCTTAACCGCTGGCGCCATTGCGGCGGAAGCGGGAGTGGACGATTTTGTTGCGCAAGCGACTCCTGAAATGAAGCTTGCCCGCATCCGTGAAGAACAAAGAAAGGGGCACTTGATTGCCATGACGGGAGACGGGACAAATGATGCCCCCGCTCTTGCCCAAGCAGATGTCGGAGTGGCGATGAATACGGGAACGCAGGCTTCTCGAGAAGCAGGCAATATGGTGGATTTAGATAGCAATCCCACTAAATTGCTGGATATCGTTGAAATTGGCAAACAGCTTTTGATGACAAGGGGTGCCTTGACGACGTTTAGCATTGCCAACGACGTGGCCAAATATTTTGCCATCATTCCTGCCCTTTTTGGGACGCTTTATGCGGTTTCGGGGCAAAAGGGGCCGTTAAATCATTTGAATATCATGGGATTGGCTTCTCCCGAGAGCGCCATTTTAAGCGCTGTCATTTTTAATGCCCTCATCATTGTGGTGCTCATCCCTCTGGCTTTGCGCGGGATTCCTTACCGGCCGCAGCCGGCCTCTCAAATTTTACGGCACAATTTGCTCATTTATGGTGTGGGAGGAGTAGTTGCTCCGTTTATTGGAATCAAGCTCATCGATCTTTTGATGACTTCAATAGGACTAATCTAA
- the kdpA gene encoding potassium-transporting ATPase subunit KdpA: MENGLQLGLFILLLFLAVPFLGRYMAGVFKDHPKSIPLLSGLEKWTYRICHIDPIQEMTWKEYAIALLYFNLAGLACLFLLQLLQGWLPLNPQGFPGVEPALAFNTAASFVTNTNWQAYGGENTLSYLTQMMGLTVQNFVSAATGNAVLLALIRGIHRKSAHTIGNFWVDLTRTVVYLLLPFCLIFAFVLVGQGVIQNLQAYVEAKTLSGATQTIPMGPAASQIAIKQLGTNGGGFFNANSAHPFENPTPLSNFLETFAIILIPAAATYMYGLLIQSKRQGWVIFSVMFLLWVGGLAIALASEHVANPVLGANPVLEGKETRFGTVNSVLWAITTTGTSNGSVDSMHSSLSPLAGGVAMFNIMIGEVVFGGIGVGLCGMLMFVLLTVFLAGLMVGRTPEYLGKKIEKTEMQWVMLAILSPCALILLGAGVASVLPTALESLGNAGPHGLSEILYAFSSAAGNNGSAFAGLNANTYFYNLVLGAIMILARLAILVPSLAIAGSLAQKHPLAPSLGTFATDKPLFGILLLSVIFIVAALTFFPALSLGPIVEQILMLRGQAF; the protein is encoded by the coding sequence ATGGAAAATGGACTTCAGTTGGGGCTATTCATCCTGCTGCTTTTTTTGGCAGTTCCTTTTCTTGGGCGTTATATGGCCGGGGTATTTAAAGACCATCCCAAATCAATCCCTTTATTGAGCGGTTTGGAAAAATGGACATACCGCATCTGTCATATTGATCCTATTCAAGAAATGACCTGGAAAGAATATGCCATAGCTCTGCTCTATTTTAATTTAGCGGGATTAGCCTGTCTTTTTTTACTCCAGCTTTTGCAGGGGTGGCTGCCCTTGAATCCTCAAGGATTTCCGGGCGTAGAGCCGGCATTGGCCTTCAATACTGCCGCTAGTTTTGTCACCAATACCAACTGGCAAGCCTATGGAGGGGAAAATACCCTAAGCTATTTAACGCAAATGATGGGGCTTACGGTGCAAAATTTTGTCAGTGCAGCGACGGGCAATGCGGTTCTGCTTGCATTGATCAGAGGCATTCACAGAAAATCGGCACACACGATTGGCAATTTTTGGGTCGACTTGACCCGTACAGTCGTTTATTTGCTTCTTCCTTTTTGCTTGATCTTTGCCTTTGTTTTAGTCGGCCAAGGCGTCATCCAAAACTTACAGGCTTATGTTGAAGCTAAAACGCTATCGGGAGCAACTCAAACGATTCCCATGGGACCTGCCGCTTCGCAAATTGCCATTAAACAATTGGGAACAAACGGAGGAGGATTTTTCAATGCCAATAGCGCCCATCCATTTGAGAACCCCACGCCATTGTCCAACTTCTTGGAAACCTTTGCCATTATTTTGATTCCAGCAGCGGCAACCTACATGTATGGCCTTCTTATTCAATCCAAAAGACAAGGCTGGGTGATTTTCAGCGTCATGTTTCTGCTATGGGTTGGCGGACTTGCCATCGCCTTGGCTTCCGAGCATGTGGCTAATCCGGTTCTTGGAGCGAATCCCGTTTTGGAAGGCAAAGAAACGCGTTTCGGAACGGTTAATAGTGTTTTATGGGCCATTACGACAACAGGAACATCAAATGGATCTGTCGATAGCATGCATTCCAGCCTGTCTCCTTTAGCGGGCGGCGTGGCGATGTTTAATATCATGATCGGCGAGGTCGTTTTTGGCGGAATTGGAGTTGGACTATGCGGCATGCTTATGTTTGTCCTCTTAACCGTTTTCTTAGCCGGCCTCATGGTAGGAAGAACGCCGGAGTATTTGGGCAAGAAAATCGAGAAGACGGAGATGCAATGGGTCATGCTCGCCATCTTATCTCCTTGCGCACTGATTCTTCTAGGAGCTGGAGTGGCAAGCGTATTGCCGACTGCACTGGAAAGCTTAGGTAATGCAGGGCCGCATGGACTCTCTGAAATTCTCTATGCTTTTTCGTCGGCGGCGGGTAACAATGGCAGTGCTTTTGCAGGGCTAAATGCAAACACCTATTTCTATAACCTTGTTTTAGGCGCCATCATGATCCTTGCCCGCTTGGCCATCTTAGTGCCTAGTTTGGCCATAGCCGGCAGTCTGGCACAAAAACATCCTTTAGCCCCTTCTCTTGGAACATTTGCAACTGATAAGCCTTTATTTGGCATTCTATTGCTTAGTGTCATTTTCATTGTAGCGGCTTTGACGTTCTTTCCGGCCCTTTCCCTAGGACCAATTGTAGAGCAAATTCTCATGCTGCGCGGCCAAGCGTTTTAA
- a CDS encoding potassium-transporting ATPase subunit F, translating to MQSEFIWGGILSIFLLIYLIHTILHPEKY from the coding sequence ATGCAAAGCGAATTTATCTGGGGAGGAATCCTCTCTATCTTTCTGCTCATTTATTTGATTCATACGATTCTACATCCAGAAAAATATTAA
- a CDS encoding RluA family pseudouridine synthase produces MQAPFPIIFEDNHLLVVNKPAGLLTQPSGTEQESVEQQAKAWLKVVRNKPGQVFLEAVHRLDKPVSGVVVFGKTSKALSRLNASIRAKQTKKLYYALVEGGPSASEGKLEHHLLHDDFFAQIVPAAHPQAKRASLFYRVIEQRGGLTLLEIELETGRYHQIRAQLAAIGCPIVGDDRYGSRLPFEKNGIALHHGCLQIPHPITQALCTFEAPLPASFQKKMNSTS; encoded by the coding sequence ATGCAAGCGCCGTTTCCCATTATTTTTGAAGATAATCATTTGTTGGTGGTTAACAAACCCGCAGGCCTTTTGACCCAGCCCAGCGGAACAGAGCAAGAGAGTGTCGAGCAGCAAGCTAAAGCCTGGCTAAAGGTTGTGCGCAATAAACCCGGGCAAGTCTTTTTAGAAGCCGTCCATCGTCTTGATAAGCCCGTTAGCGGTGTGGTTGTTTTTGGCAAGACAAGCAAAGCGCTGTCGCGCTTGAATGCTTCCATTCGCGCTAAGCAAACGAAAAAGCTTTACTATGCTTTAGTGGAGGGGGGACCTTCCGCTTCGGAGGGAAAGCTTGAGCATCATCTGCTGCACGACGATTTTTTTGCGCAAATTGTCCCGGCTGCCCATCCTCAGGCTAAGCGGGCGAGCCTCTTTTATCGCGTCATAGAGCAAAGAGGAGGACTGACCCTGCTCGAGATTGAATTGGAAACGGGCCGCTATCATCAAATTCGGGCACAGTTAGCTGCAATCGGCTGTCCCATTGTGGGAGACGATCGCTATGGCAGCCGCCTTCCTTTTGAGAAAAACGGCATTGCTTTGCACCATGGCTGTCTGCAGATTCCTCATCCCATTACTCAAGCGCTTTGCACGTTTGAAGCGCCCTTGCCTGCTTCTTTTCAAAAGAAGATGAATTCTACTTCTTAA
- a CDS encoding TrmH family RNA methyltransferase: protein MLQITSLQNPKIKQVIHLRDRPERDQTGLFLIEGYREVLRAADAGWKIESLFTCPELFLGTNEPALIKRLASRGTQLFTCSEKVFQKISYRDRPDGLIAIAPQRHLQLDDLLEKVKKPHAPLFVVAEAIEKPGNLGTILRSSDAVGVDGLIVCDRCTDIYNPNVVRASVGTLFTVPTVEAKGEETLHWLKQQGIQILAATPQAEKEFTQVDLTGPVAIAVGTEQLGLSERWMQQAHLQVRIPMMGVADSLNVAMATTLLMYEALRQRQHSFP from the coding sequence ATGCTTCAGATTACGAGTCTTCAAAATCCAAAAATCAAGCAAGTGATACATTTGCGCGACCGTCCTGAACGCGATCAAACCGGACTTTTTTTAATTGAAGGCTACCGGGAAGTCTTGCGCGCCGCAGATGCAGGTTGGAAAATAGAGTCGCTATTCACTTGCCCTGAGCTTTTTTTGGGAACGAATGAACCGGCGCTGATTAAGCGTTTAGCTTCACGTGGAACACAACTTTTTACCTGTTCGGAAAAGGTCTTTCAAAAAATTTCCTATCGCGACCGTCCCGATGGATTAATTGCCATTGCGCCGCAAAGGCATCTTCAGCTGGATGATTTGCTCGAAAAGGTCAAAAAACCTCATGCTCCTTTATTCGTCGTAGCGGAGGCGATTGAAAAACCGGGCAATTTGGGAACTATTTTGCGTTCATCGGACGCCGTTGGAGTGGATGGGCTTATCGTTTGCGACCGCTGCACGGATATTTACAATCCCAATGTTGTGCGAGCAAGCGTCGGCACGCTTTTTACTGTGCCGACAGTAGAGGCTAAAGGGGAAGAGACTCTGCATTGGTTAAAGCAGCAGGGGATCCAAATTTTGGCCGCCACGCCCCAAGCGGAAAAAGAGTTCACGCAAGTGGACTTGACCGGACCGGTTGCCATTGCAGTGGGCACCGAGCAATTAGGCTTATCGGAGCGCTGGATGCAACAGGCGCATTTGCAAGTGCGGATTCCCATGATGGGAGTAGCGGATTCTTTAAATGTCGCAATGGCTACTACGCTTTTAATGTATGAGGCTTTGCGTCAACGACAACACTCTTTTCCTTAA
- a CDS encoding class I SAM-dependent methyltransferase, which produces MSKLHSYALIDSGEGRKLERFGPYLLSRPCSQAVWKPQLSMQEWNKADAFFSREQENKWTWLKRLPEKWQIEVAEIIFKISPTDFGHLGIFPEQRDFWEWIQTTLKPFASSKQKPRVLNLFAYSGGSTLAAAKAGAAVCHLDASKGMVAWARENAALNQLEQAPIRWIVEDVKKFLARELKRGSRYDAIILDPPTFGRGAKGELFKIEDEIVPLLNDCRKLLSDQPLFVLFSCHTPGFSPLVMQHLLNQAMEGMKGHIEVGEMILTGHNGAFDVPSGTYARWAAPSISNKVQGK; this is translated from the coding sequence ATGTCAAAGCTGCACTCTTATGCCCTTATTGATAGCGGAGAAGGCCGTAAACTCGAGCGATTTGGACCTTATTTGCTTTCCCGTCCGTGTTCCCAAGCTGTTTGGAAACCGCAGCTTTCCATGCAGGAGTGGAATAAAGCGGATGCCTTTTTCTCGCGTGAACAGGAAAATAAATGGACCTGGCTCAAGCGCCTTCCGGAAAAATGGCAAATTGAAGTGGCGGAGATTATTTTTAAAATCTCTCCAACCGATTTTGGCCATTTAGGCATTTTCCCTGAACAAAGAGACTTTTGGGAATGGATTCAAACGACCCTGAAGCCCTTCGCATCGAGCAAGCAAAAACCGCGCGTATTGAACTTGTTTGCTTATTCCGGAGGATCGACCTTGGCTGCTGCCAAGGCTGGGGCCGCTGTTTGCCATCTCGATGCTTCCAAGGGAATGGTGGCTTGGGCGCGTGAAAATGCGGCCTTAAATCAGTTGGAGCAAGCTCCCATTCGCTGGATTGTCGAAGATGTGAAGAAATTTTTAGCGCGCGAGCTTAAAAGGGGATCGCGCTATGACGCAATCATTTTAGATCCCCCGACCTTCGGCAGGGGAGCTAAGGGAGAATTATTCAAGATAGAAGATGAGATTGTTCCTCTTCTCAACGATTGTCGCAAGCTTCTTAGCGATCAGCCTTTATTCGTTTTATTTTCTTGCCATACGCCGGGGTTTTCTCCCTTGGTCATGCAGCATTTGCTCAATCAAGCAATGGAAGGAATGAAAGGGCATATTGAGGTTGGCGAAATGATTTTAACAGGCCACAATGGCGCTTTCGATGTGCCAAGCGGAACGTATGCGCGCTGGGCCGCTCCCTCGATTTCAAATAAAGTCCAAGGAAAGTAA
- a CDS encoding FIST signal transduction protein produces the protein MGTQFATSLVMQEDSFEAGKEAARQAMDKLQKPVKPGLIVIFCADKYDYNAVIRGIKSVTGQVPLIGCSSAGQFSSEGVTKEGIACTIIASDDHQFFAGIGSNIKSHPLETIQHAACNFPKDVEGHPHQAAILLVDGLVGKGEEAVLSACSILGPHVKFAGGAAADNLSFRETAVFGNDQALSDAVSLCLVASRHPLIIATKHGHHPISSPLLVTKAKDIVLYELNNRPAVEVWKDYVREPLRNQGIDIDAISFKELSPYLLEYEFGLMISKDEYKIRFPSSCNADGSLNFVCSILEGAVLKVMDSSKQDLIESARQTAQLALKSAKQTKIAGAIIFDCACRAMVLKDQFPKAVEAMQEVLGSIPFIGCETYGEIAMEAGKFSGFHNTSTVIMLFPS, from the coding sequence ATGGGTACGCAGTTTGCCACGAGTCTTGTCATGCAAGAAGATAGCTTTGAAGCGGGAAAAGAAGCGGCCCGCCAGGCAATGGACAAATTGCAAAAGCCTGTAAAGCCTGGCCTTATCGTCATCTTTTGCGCGGATAAATATGATTACAATGCTGTTATCAGAGGCATTAAGAGCGTAACCGGGCAGGTTCCGCTGATCGGTTGCAGCTCGGCAGGCCAATTTTCCAGTGAAGGAGTGACAAAAGAGGGGATCGCTTGTACCATTATTGCATCGGACGATCACCAGTTTTTTGCCGGTATTGGCTCTAATATTAAGAGCCATCCTTTGGAGACCATTCAGCATGCCGCTTGCAATTTTCCTAAAGACGTGGAAGGACATCCTCATCAGGCGGCCATCTTGTTGGTAGATGGACTGGTCGGTAAAGGAGAGGAAGCCGTCTTGTCTGCTTGCAGTATTTTGGGACCCCACGTTAAATTTGCAGGAGGAGCGGCGGCCGATAACTTGAGTTTTCGCGAAACGGCGGTATTTGGGAATGATCAGGCTCTCTCCGATGCCGTGAGTTTATGTCTAGTGGCGTCGCGCCATCCTCTTATCATTGCAACCAAGCATGGGCATCATCCCATTTCCTCCCCTTTGCTCGTTACAAAAGCTAAAGATATCGTGCTTTATGAATTAAATAATCGACCGGCTGTAGAAGTTTGGAAGGACTATGTGCGTGAACCTTTGCGTAATCAAGGGATTGATATCGATGCCATTAGCTTTAAAGAGCTTTCTCCTTATTTATTAGAATATGAATTCGGTTTAATGATATCTAAGGATGAATATAAAATCCGATTTCCTTCCTCTTGTAATGCCGACGGATCCTTAAATTTTGTTTGCTCTATCCTGGAAGGGGCCGTTTTAAAAGTGATGGATAGCAGCAAGCAAGACTTGATTGAATCAGCGAGGCAAACGGCTCAATTGGCTTTAAAATCGGCCAAGCAGACAAAAATTGCAGGGGCCATCATTTTTGATTGTGCTTGCCGGGCAATGGTATTAAAAGACCAATTTCCCAAAGCGGTAGAGGCCATGCAAGAGGTCCTGGGATCGATTCCTTTCATAGGCTGCGAGACCTATGGAGAAATTGCTATGGAAGCGGGAAAATTTAGCGGGTTCCATAACACTTCCACAGTCATTATGTTATTTCCATCGTAA
- a CDS encoding CinA family protein — protein MKDQLAGQIQQYFLEKGWTLSLAESCTGGALAARLVRQPGASGYFLGSIVAYSNDLKIKLLGVDPMLLQAWGAVSGPVVEQMAKGVLHLSQSDYSLAVSGIAGPEGGSTLKPIGTIWAAIAKKEEEPFVWTFQVLGEREEIIQKSAECLLNQLLILIKNQ, from the coding sequence ATGAAAGATCAGCTTGCCGGTCAAATCCAGCAGTATTTCCTTGAAAAAGGATGGACCTTAAGCCTCGCAGAATCCTGCACGGGCGGAGCGCTAGCCGCACGCTTAGTGCGTCAACCCGGCGCATCCGGCTACTTTTTAGGTTCAATTGTTGCTTATTCTAATGATTTGAAAATTAAATTGTTAGGTGTTGATCCAATGCTGTTGCAAGCCTGGGGGGCAGTCAGCGGACCGGTTGTTGAGCAGATGGCTAAGGGGGTATTGCATTTAAGCCAGAGCGACTATAGCTTAGCGGTGTCAGGTATAGCAGGCCCGGAGGGAGGATCTACTCTTAAGCCTATTGGTACCATTTGGGCTGCTATTGCAAAAAAGGAAGAAGAGCCTTTTGTATGGACTTTTCAGGTCCTGGGCGAAAGAGAAGAAATTATCCAAAAAAGTGCAGAATGCCTATTAAATCAGTTGTTGATATTGATTAAAAACCAATAA
- a CDS encoding Ppx/GppA phosphatase family protein gives MDRRFIWISLIILAVILLVVWVPRYEAQSQGEIRAALDIGSGATNLKVAKVDPKTNKIISKIFEQSIPVAYQKHLEQSGNNTFDEDIMNQGIRAIKALKEIADSYHAKKVVAVATAAFRQAANAQQFAQEVERKTGVQVRIINQDEEGILAFRGALAVTPAQPEHTVVWDIGGGSMQLTALTESGTYLVDKGKTASIPFKNAIIQNIEHKDLKVTQTPNPMNQEEIEAALQLAGEAASEANPFIKDKLQEPKTEVLAVGSLFNYGVRPLVNENTIKQDQLRTAVMKLAGKSDAELPGGSLAEVAVSNPLLVLGYMQALHINQVDVVSINNADGALTYPAYWQ, from the coding sequence ATGGATCGACGGTTTATATGGATTTCTCTTATTATTTTAGCTGTCATTTTACTTGTCGTCTGGGTTCCACGGTATGAAGCTCAATCTCAAGGAGAAATAAGAGCTGCCCTGGACATTGGTTCGGGTGCGACCAACTTAAAAGTGGCCAAGGTGGATCCGAAAACAAATAAAATTATTTCTAAAATTTTTGAGCAATCAATCCCTGTGGCTTATCAAAAGCATCTGGAACAATCGGGAAACAATACTTTTGATGAAGACATCATGAATCAAGGCATTCGCGCTATTAAAGCCCTTAAGGAAATAGCCGATAGCTATCATGCCAAAAAAGTCGTTGCTGTTGCAACCGCTGCTTTTAGGCAAGCGGCCAATGCCCAGCAATTTGCGCAAGAAGTGGAAAGAAAAACAGGCGTGCAAGTCCGCATTATCAATCAGGATGAAGAGGGAATTCTTGCCTTTAGAGGCGCCCTAGCGGTCACGCCTGCCCAGCCCGAGCATACGGTGGTATGGGATATTGGAGGCGGAAGCATGCAATTGACAGCCCTAACAGAGTCCGGGACCTATTTGGTAGACAAAGGAAAGACCGCGTCTATTCCTTTTAAAAATGCAATCATCCAAAACATTGAACATAAAGACTTAAAAGTCACGCAAACCCCCAACCCCATGAATCAAGAGGAAATAGAGGCCGCCCTGCAATTAGCAGGAGAAGCGGCATCCGAGGCCAACCCATTTATTAAGGATAAACTGCAAGAGCCTAAAACTGAAGTTTTAGCGGTAGGAAGTTTATTCAATTATGGCGTACGCCCACTTGTCAATGAAAACACCATTAAACAGGATCAGCTGCGCACGGCAGTCATGAAGTTAGCCGGCAAATCGGATGCGGAACTGCCTGGCGGTTCGCTAGCGGAAGTGGCGGTTTCCAATCCTTTATTAGTGCTAGGCTATATGCAAGCTCTGCACATTAACCAAGTCGATGTCGTCAGCATTAATAATGCAGATGGAGCGCTGACTTATCCCGCTTACTGGCAGTAA
- a CDS encoding homeobox domain-containing protein — translation MMNQTSCITPYLPSLQQLGLEEFRRLPISEEEEIEHQQMREQALKISEILREMMERVSAPVLPEPFEWIHFSTDFKDLMEKSPCEASHKRKCIERDHFSSKSDSDSERLTENSSSETSRKRKRIEWDRFSSTSAPEFLTEKSQSEASHKKRRKRLNNEQTYYLIKRFKEQPYPVREDYKRFSEKLNIPVIKLQQWFQNRRARIKKLGIE, via the coding sequence ATGATGAATCAAACTAGTTGTATAACACCTTACTTGCCATCGCTTCAACAATTGGGGTTAGAAGAGTTTCGCCGATTGCCTATTTCTGAGGAGGAGGAGATCGAGCATCAGCAAATGAGAGAACAGGCTTTAAAAATAAGCGAAATCTTGCGAGAAATGATGGAGCGAGTTTCAGCTCCCGTCTTGCCGGAGCCTTTTGAGTGGATCCATTTTTCTACAGATTTTAAGGATTTGATGGAAAAGAGTCCATGCGAGGCTTCTCACAAGCGAAAATGCATTGAAAGGGACCATTTTTCTTCCAAATCAGACTCCGACTCCGAGCGTTTAACGGAAAATAGTTCAAGCGAGACTTCTCGCAAAAGAAAACGCATTGAGTGGGACCGTTTTTCTTCAACATCAGCCCCCGAATTTTTAACGGAGAAGAGTCAAAGCGAGGCTTCTCACAAAAAAAGACGGAAACGCCTGAATAACGAACAAACGTATTATCTGATTAAGAGATTTAAAGAGCAACCCTATCCAGTCCGAGAAGATTATAAGCGATTCTCTGAGAAGTTAAATATTCCTGTCATTAAGCTTCAACAGTGGTTTCAAAATAGAAGAGCAAGGATAAAAAAACTTGGAATAGAATAA
- the lspA gene encoding signal peptidase II gives MNETYAAIETNKLKLLYQILTVGLFILLADQLSKFLVYRFIPLMDASTYWYPYGGIGIFRNLWGIEFSINHMTNKGAAWGFLGNYQLPLIVLRIILISGLSIYLFFYNSTRAWQLPLILIIAGAVGNVLDFFIYGHVVDMLHFVLWGYDFPVFNIADSAISIGIGLLFLLSWIKA, from the coding sequence ATGAATGAGACCTATGCTGCAATAGAGACAAATAAACTTAAGCTTTTGTATCAGATTTTGACGGTTGGTTTATTTATCCTATTAGCCGACCAGCTGAGTAAATTTCTCGTTTATCGCTTTATCCCTTTGATGGATGCATCGACTTATTGGTATCCCTATGGAGGAATCGGTATTTTTCGAAATCTGTGGGGAATTGAATTTTCCATCAATCATATGACAAATAAAGGGGCAGCTTGGGGTTTTTTAGGAAATTATCAGCTTCCTCTTATTGTTTTGCGCATTATTTTGATCAGTGGCTTGAGCATTTATTTATTTTTTTACAATTCCACGCGTGCCTGGCAGCTCCCCTTAATTCTCATTATTGCAGGCGCGGTAGGCAATGTTTTGGACTTTTTTATTTATGGGCATGTCGTAGATATGCTGCATTTTGTTTTATGGGGTTATGATTTTCCTGTTTTTAATATAGCAGATAGTGCGATTTCAATCGGAATCGGCCTTTTATTCCTGCTTTCTTGGATTAAAGCTTAA
- a CDS encoding TraR/DksA family transcriptional regulator produces MALKKADIAKFKKRLEDMRRQLTHSLKGSTAEVKTPDEATGYSQHQADQGTDDFDRTISLEVTSKEYAILRQIDRALEKIEENTYGTCDITGEEIPLARLEAVPYATMTVKAQEKFEKGLL; encoded by the coding sequence ATGGCACTAAAAAAAGCAGATATTGCAAAATTTAAGAAGCGCCTAGAAGATATGCGCAGACAGTTAACTCATTCTTTAAAAGGGTCGACTGCTGAAGTAAAGACTCCCGATGAGGCGACCGGTTATTCCCAGCACCAGGCTGATCAAGGGACAGATGACTTTGATCGCACCATTAGCTTAGAGGTGACAAGTAAAGAATATGCCATTTTAAGACAAATCGATCGCGCTTTAGAAAAGATCGAGGAAAATACATATGGAACCTGTGATATTACAGGGGAAGAGATCCCTCTGGCTCGCTTAGAGGCTGTTCCTTATGCGACTATGACTGTCAAAGCCCAAGAAAAATTTGAGAAGGGTTTACTGTAG